A single region of the Streptomyces sp. NBC_01803 genome encodes:
- a CDS encoding ABC transporter ATP-binding protein: protein MTDLRITGLTKSYGGPGADEPVLRGLDLDVTSGDLTAVLGPSGCGKTTLLRVVAGFLRPDHGTVTLGGRAVTGTGVHIPPEKRAIGIVAQEGALFPHLSVARNVAFGLTALPRRQRQARAEEFLELVGLAGLGSRMPHELSGGQQQRVSLARALAPRPTLVLLDEPFNALDSALRAGLRDEVRAVLRTTGATAVLVTHDQQEALSVADRVAVLRDGKVAQHGTPQEIYRRPADPWVASFIGDAVLLPGQAAGRTARTPLGDIPLTTATDGTGSVLLRPEQLLLSDPTTTTTLGTVAGIRYYGHDALVSVTVRGLDETITVRHTGPLTLGPGDPTGLTVTGNATLYPQPLPAAL from the coding sequence ATGACCGACCTGCGCATCACAGGACTCACCAAGTCCTACGGCGGCCCCGGCGCCGACGAGCCGGTCCTGCGCGGCCTCGACCTCGACGTCACCAGCGGTGACCTCACCGCCGTGCTCGGACCCTCCGGCTGCGGCAAGACCACCCTCCTGCGCGTCGTGGCCGGCTTCCTGCGCCCCGACCACGGCACCGTCACCCTCGGCGGACGCGCCGTAACCGGGACCGGCGTGCACATACCCCCCGAAAAGCGGGCCATCGGCATCGTCGCCCAGGAAGGCGCCCTCTTCCCGCACCTGAGCGTGGCCCGCAACGTGGCCTTCGGCCTGACCGCCCTCCCGCGCCGCCAACGGCAGGCCCGGGCAGAAGAATTCCTGGAACTCGTGGGCCTGGCGGGCCTCGGCAGCCGTATGCCGCACGAACTCTCCGGCGGCCAGCAGCAACGTGTCTCCCTCGCCAGGGCCCTGGCCCCGCGCCCCACCCTCGTCCTGCTGGACGAACCGTTCAACGCCCTGGACAGCGCCCTGCGCGCCGGGCTCCGCGACGAAGTCCGCGCGGTCCTTCGCACCACCGGCGCCACCGCCGTCCTGGTCACCCACGACCAGCAGGAAGCCCTGTCGGTCGCCGACCGCGTCGCCGTGCTGCGCGACGGCAAGGTCGCCCAGCACGGAACACCCCAGGAGATCTACCGGCGCCCCGCCGACCCCTGGGTAGCCTCGTTCATCGGCGACGCCGTTCTCCTGCCCGGCCAGGCCGCCGGCCGCACCGCCCGCACACCGCTGGGCGACATCCCCCTGACCACGGCCACCGACGGCACCGGATCCGTCCTGCTGCGCCCCGAACAACTCCTCCTGAGCGATCCCACCACGACCACCACGCTCGGCACCGTCGCGGGAATCCGCTACTACGGACACGACGCCCTCGTCTCGGTCACCGTCCGCGGACTCGACGAAACCATCACGGTCCGCCACACCGGCCCCCTCACCCTCGGCCCCGGCGACCCCACCGGACTGACCGTCACCGGAAACGCCACCCTCTACCCGCAGCCGCTGCCCGCCGCACTCTGA
- the gcvH gene encoding glycine cleavage system protein GcvH — MSNPEHLRYSKEHEWLSTADNGVATVGITAYAADALGDVVYVELPAVGSTVTGGEPCGELESTKSVSDLYAPVSGEITEVNQDVVDDPALVNSAPFEAGWLFRVRLDDAAGEPTDLLTADEYTAFTSE; from the coding sequence ATGAGCAACCCGGAGCACCTGCGCTACAGCAAGGAGCACGAGTGGCTGTCGACCGCCGACAACGGCGTGGCGACGGTCGGCATCACCGCCTACGCCGCCGACGCGCTGGGCGACGTCGTCTACGTCGAGCTGCCCGCGGTGGGCTCCACCGTCACCGGCGGCGAGCCGTGCGGCGAGTTGGAGTCGACCAAGTCGGTCAGCGACCTGTACGCGCCGGTCTCGGGCGAGATCACCGAGGTCAACCAGGACGTGGTGGACGACCCCGCCCTGGTGAACTCCGCGCCCTTCGAGGCCGGCTGGCTGTTCCGGGTGCGCCTCGACGACGCCGCGGGTGAGCCGACGGACCTGCTGACCGCCGACGAGTACACCGCGTTCACCAGCGAGTGA